The following proteins come from a genomic window of Flavobacteriaceae bacterium MAR_2010_188:
- a CDS encoding Acyl-homoserine lactone (AHL) acylase PvdQ, which yields MNKIYFLLVILFMGCSTQDSKDKDLTEKERWEQHAANTEIIRDDFGVPHIYGKTDADAVFGLLYAQCEDDFNRVERNYIWAIGRLAEVEGVESLYSDLRANLYMTEEEAIENYNNSPKWLQELCVAFADGVNYYLKTHPEVTPQLLNHFEPWMPMYFSEGSIGGDIERVSTKKIKDFYEKNADNRVAVNDGLIRLRDDEPRGSNGFAISGELTKSGNAMLLINPHTSFFFRGEVHMVSEEGLNAYGAVTWGQFFVYQGFNEKTGWMHTSTGTDIIDEFEETIVKENGKTTYKYGDALRAVDSLKVTINYKSADSIKDRTFMMYRTHHGPITHANDDKWVSTALLWSPVKALEQSFTRTKKSNHDEFYKMMDIRTNSSNNTVYADADGTIAYYHGNFIPKRNEKFDYTKPLDGSNPETDWDGLHELEDNIIVKNPPNGWIQNCNSTPFTSAAEYSPKKEDYPEYMSSFPENFRGIHAIPLLKKAENLTLDGLIELAYDSYLPGADLLITGLIEAANNSDIKSQEVKEAIELLRGWDFRVSESSVGMTLTQFYLNAYYKSDKIPKMTGNKRTTLLGTFDYMSKTASPEERIEVFQTALENLTADFGSWKTPWGEFNRYQRNDGEINQEFDDSKPSIAVGMASSMWGALASFGTQFGKGTKRQYGTSGNSFVAVVEFGDKVKAKSMLAGGQSSDPTSPHFDDQAQRYADGKFKDVAFYREDVEKRAEKTYHPGEKN from the coding sequence ATGAACAAGATTTATTTCCTTTTAGTGATACTATTTATGGGTTGTTCGACCCAGGATTCAAAAGATAAGGATCTTACGGAAAAAGAGCGTTGGGAACAACATGCTGCAAATACAGAAATAATAAGGGATGATTTTGGCGTACCCCATATTTACGGAAAAACGGATGCCGATGCCGTCTTTGGCTTATTATACGCACAATGCGAAGATGATTTTAATCGTGTTGAACGAAATTATATTTGGGCCATTGGTAGGCTTGCCGAAGTTGAAGGAGTAGAATCTTTATACAGCGATCTGCGCGCTAATCTCTATATGACCGAAGAAGAGGCTATTGAAAACTATAATAATAGTCCTAAATGGTTACAAGAGCTTTGTGTCGCTTTTGCCGATGGGGTTAACTATTATCTTAAAACACACCCGGAGGTAACACCGCAACTCTTGAACCATTTTGAGCCATGGATGCCAATGTATTTTAGCGAAGGCTCCATTGGTGGGGATATTGAAAGGGTTTCTACCAAAAAAATAAAAGATTTCTATGAAAAAAACGCCGATAATAGAGTTGCTGTCAATGATGGCTTAATTAGATTAAGAGATGATGAACCAAGGGGATCCAATGGTTTTGCTATTTCTGGTGAGCTAACAAAATCCGGGAATGCGATGCTGCTTATAAATCCGCACACCTCTTTCTTTTTTCGGGGCGAAGTTCATATGGTTAGTGAAGAAGGGCTTAACGCCTACGGTGCGGTAACTTGGGGACAATTTTTTGTCTATCAAGGATTTAATGAAAAAACAGGTTGGATGCATACCTCAACGGGCACGGATATTATTGATGAGTTTGAGGAGACCATCGTCAAGGAAAATGGTAAAACAACTTATAAATATGGCGACGCCCTACGGGCAGTTGATTCTTTGAAAGTAACTATAAACTACAAAAGTGCCGATAGCATCAAAGACAGAACATTCATGATGTACCGCACGCATCACGGTCCCATTACGCATGCCAATGACGATAAATGGGTTTCCACCGCCTTATTGTGGAGTCCTGTAAAAGCATTGGAGCAATCCTTTACAAGGACCAAGAAATCCAATCATGATGAATTTTATAAAATGATGGATATCCGCACCAACTCTTCCAATAACACTGTGTATGCAGATGCTGATGGCACAATTGCCTATTACCATGGCAATTTTATCCCAAAAAGAAATGAAAAGTTTGATTACACAAAACCTCTTGATGGTAGCAACCCGGAAACCGATTGGGATGGACTTCATGAATTAGAGGATAATATCATTGTGAAAAATCCACCCAACGGCTGGATCCAGAATTGCAACTCCACACCATTTACAAGTGCTGCTGAGTACAGCCCTAAAAAAGAAGATTATCCTGAATATATGAGTTCCTTTCCAGAAAACTTTAGAGGCATACACGCCATTCCTTTATTGAAAAAAGCAGAGAACTTGACCTTAGACGGATTAATTGAATTGGCTTACGACAGCTATTTGCCGGGAGCCGATTTACTAATTACTGGACTAATTGAAGCTGCTAATAATTCAGACATAAAATCACAAGAAGTGAAAGAAGCTATCGAACTTTTAAGGGGTTGGGATTTTAGGGTATCAGAAAGTTCCGTTGGGATGACCTTGACACAATTTTACTTGAATGCATACTATAAGTCTGACAAAATTCCTAAGATGACAGGAAATAAAAGAACAACTCTATTAGGAACATTTGACTATATGAGTAAAACAGCGTCTCCAGAAGAACGTATAGAAGTATTTCAAACTGCTTTGGAAAATCTAACTGCAGATTTTGGATCATGGAAAACGCCTTGGGGAGAATTTAATAGATACCAACGGAACGATGGTGAAATCAATCAAGAATTTGATGACTCCAAACCAAGTATTGCAGTTGGTATGGCTTCTAGTATGTGGGGAGCATTGGCATCTTTCGGCACTCAATTTGGAAAAGGCACTAAACGTCAATATGGGACATCTGGTAACAGTTTTGTGGCGGTTGTAGAATTTGGTGATAAGGTAAAGGCAAAATCTATGTTGGCTGGAGGTCAAAGTAGTGATCCAACTTCGCCCCACTTTGATGATCAAGCCCAGCGTTATGCCGATGGAAAATTTAAAGATGTTGCGTTTTATAGGGAAGATGTTGAAAAACGCGCAGAAAAAACCTATCATCCCGGTGAAAAAAATTAG
- a CDS encoding Trehalose and maltose hydrolase (possible phosphorylase) has protein sequence MKNTLILLFFILSIITSAQNDGWHISTKENKDYTGIAIANGRIGMLTSAKPLQIQHIVLNNVYDVDPNLKVSQILHGMNFGNLDMFIDGEQITENNISNWEQVMDMKNAAFTTTFDFKDKAKVTCTIYALRNLQYTGYIDINVEATEDIDLKVVGKIMVPKEYQKPSHTFQVLKDLETTMPILQSVAKSPFGKHLVSTSATFIWHKINSSRENQRPELNHKINSDYENTLSFDYKINKGKNLEFAWTGAECTTKNFSDPKSESERMVIFNLLNSKEVLLSQHKALWDKLWEGDIVIEGDLQTQQDVRLALYHLYAFARGDSDLSIAPMGLSLQVPYNGHIFWDTELWMFPPLLILNQDIARSLVNYRSDRLEPAKNRAINYGYKGAMFPWESDDTGEEATPPFALTGPFEHHITADIGIAFWNYYRITQDKKWLVEKGYPVMKEIADFWVSRVVANGDGSYSINNVVGANEFAPNVDDNAFTNGAAITALRYATKAAEAIGTAPNPEWKEVSEKINILKLEDGTTKEHSNYNGEIIKQADVNLLSYPLEIVDDKESILKDLKYYEPKLAAEGPAMGKSIFSVLYARQGDASNAYRLFKESYVPNQQPPFGALSEVATSNFSYFATGAGGMLQSVLFGFGGLDFTDDGIVQKNPILPKEWKSLTIKGVGKDKKTFRVER, from the coding sequence ATGAAAAACACACTTATTTTATTATTCTTTATTTTAAGCATAATTACTTCAGCACAAAATGATGGCTGGCATATAAGCACAAAAGAAAATAAGGATTATACCGGAATTGCGATTGCAAATGGAAGAATAGGTATGCTAACTTCTGCTAAGCCGCTCCAAATACAACATATTGTTCTTAATAATGTCTATGATGTTGACCCTAATTTAAAAGTAAGTCAGATTCTTCACGGTATGAATTTCGGAAATCTGGACATGTTTATAGATGGGGAACAGATCACAGAGAACAATATCAGCAATTGGGAACAGGTAATGGATATGAAAAATGCTGCGTTTACCACCACTTTCGATTTTAAGGATAAGGCAAAGGTGACTTGTACCATATATGCGCTTAGAAATTTACAATATACCGGTTATATTGATATCAATGTTGAGGCTACTGAAGACATTGACCTAAAGGTTGTAGGTAAAATAATGGTGCCAAAAGAATACCAAAAACCATCCCACACGTTTCAGGTCTTAAAGGACCTAGAAACGACTATGCCAATCCTACAATCAGTCGCTAAAAGTCCTTTTGGTAAACATTTGGTAAGCACTTCCGCGACATTTATCTGGCACAAGATCAATTCATCTAGAGAAAACCAGAGACCGGAATTGAACCACAAAATCAATTCAGACTACGAAAATACTCTGTCTTTCGATTACAAAATCAATAAGGGCAAAAACCTAGAATTTGCTTGGACCGGAGCAGAATGTACGACCAAGAATTTTTCTGATCCCAAATCAGAATCGGAAAGAATGGTAATCTTTAATCTGTTAAATTCAAAAGAGGTCCTTTTAAGTCAACATAAAGCTCTATGGGATAAATTATGGGAAGGAGATATTGTTATTGAGGGAGATCTGCAGACTCAACAAGATGTTCGTCTTGCTCTTTATCACTTATATGCTTTTGCGCGTGGAGATTCTGATTTAAGTATCGCGCCCATGGGTCTATCCTTGCAAGTCCCATATAACGGACATATTTTTTGGGACACCGAACTTTGGATGTTTCCACCATTGCTAATACTCAATCAAGATATAGCTAGATCATTGGTAAATTATCGTTCTGACCGCTTAGAACCTGCAAAAAACAGAGCGATTAACTATGGGTATAAGGGAGCTATGTTTCCTTGGGAAAGCGATGATACCGGAGAAGAGGCCACACCCCCCTTTGCCCTGACAGGTCCTTTTGAGCACCACATAACTGCAGATATCGGAATTGCTTTCTGGAATTATTACCGGATTACACAGGATAAGAAGTGGTTAGTTGAAAAAGGATATCCTGTAATGAAAGAAATAGCGGATTTTTGGGTAAGCCGAGTAGTGGCAAATGGGGACGGAAGTTACTCCATAAATAATGTAGTAGGGGCCAATGAATTTGCCCCAAATGTAGATGATAATGCCTTTACCAATGGAGCTGCAATCACTGCTTTAAGATATGCTACAAAAGCGGCTGAAGCAATCGGAACCGCCCCTAACCCGGAATGGAAAGAAGTATCGGAAAAAATAAACATCCTTAAACTTGAGGATGGGACAACGAAAGAACATTCAAATTATAATGGCGAGATAATCAAACAGGCAGATGTAAACCTGCTTTCCTACCCCTTGGAAATTGTGGATGATAAGGAAAGTATACTTAAAGACCTAAAATACTATGAGCCAAAATTAGCCGCAGAAGGTCCAGCAATGGGCAAATCCATTTTTTCGGTTTTATATGCCAGACAAGGAGACGCATCAAATGCCTATAGGCTTTTTAAGGAGAGTTACGTCCCTAATCAACAACCTCCTTTTGGTGCATTATCGGAGGTAGCGACTTCCAACTTTTCATACTTTGCTACTGGAGCAGGTGGCATGTTACAAAGTGTTCTATTTGGTTTTGGTGGCTTGGATTTTACGGATGATGGAATTGTACAAAAAAATCCGATCCTTCCCAAAGAATGGAAATCCCTGACCATAAAAGGTGTGGGAAAAGATAAAAAAACGTTTCGGGTCGAGAGGTAA
- a CDS encoding NUMOD4 motif-containing protein, with protein sequence MNVFETIPRKRLISNIQFKMIRNHWNEKWKEIQFDDKIADNEKFKISNYGRVINCKGEKEFLPTESTINGYRNIPLKQKANGKSTSRYVHKLVAEHFLEKGDGEFVIHLDYNKTNNRIDNLRWATKKEKEKHQFSNPAYLTEPRKRTHAKLTENKVRLIKRKINDPNRRTRLKMIAKQFGISEMQLYRIKTGENWGSVTEY encoded by the coding sequence ATGAATGTCTTTGAGACAATCCCTAGAAAAAGATTAATTAGTAACATTCAATTTAAAATGATTAGAAATCACTGGAACGAGAAATGGAAGGAAATTCAATTTGATGATAAGATTGCCGATAACGAGAAATTTAAAATTTCAAATTACGGTAGGGTCATAAATTGTAAAGGCGAAAAAGAATTTCTTCCTACCGAATCTACCATAAATGGCTATAGAAATATTCCACTTAAACAAAAGGCCAACGGAAAATCAACTAGCCGTTACGTGCATAAATTGGTTGCCGAGCATTTTTTAGAGAAAGGCGATGGAGAATTCGTGATTCATCTAGATTATAACAAGACCAACAACCGTATCGATAATTTAAGATGGGCGACCAAAAAGGAAAAAGAAAAGCATCAATTTAGCAATCCGGCCTATCTCACCGAGCCTCGCAAGCGTACTCATGCAAAACTTACCGAGAACAAGGTAAGATTGATAAAAAGAAAAATAAATGATCCTAATCGACGGACCCGCTTAAAGATGATTGCCAAACAATTTGGGATTTCAGAAATGCAACTTTATCGCATCAAAACCGGAGAAAATTGGGGTTCTGTAACGGAGTATTAA
- a CDS encoding TLP18.3, Psb32 and MOLO-1 founding protein of phosphatase has translation MKNPVVLLLCALLFTVTTLQAQKPADNEHRINLGELVDQEGILTAEEKDSLTLLMAEIYNVSKIPVTMMILPLPEAANPLKTWTVNPLNNQSGILIMMSSTVKLINFGASNKVKAQMVKRPAKEIFETLALPEFKNGNYYKGLNAAFTAILESLK, from the coding sequence ATGAAAAATCCTGTAGTACTATTATTATGTGCCTTATTATTTACAGTGACTACTCTTCAGGCACAAAAACCTGCCGACAATGAGCATCGAATTAATTTAGGAGAATTAGTAGACCAAGAAGGAATTCTGACAGCCGAAGAGAAAGATTCTCTAACATTATTGATGGCTGAAATTTATAACGTATCTAAAATTCCTGTTACCATGATGATACTGCCACTGCCAGAAGCAGCGAATCCATTAAAAACATGGACCGTAAATCCTTTGAATAATCAATCTGGAATACTGATTATGATGAGCAGCACGGTAAAACTTATAAATTTCGGCGCTTCTAACAAAGTAAAAGCCCAAATGGTCAAAAGACCTGCAAAGGAAATTTTTGAGACCCTCGCCTTACCAGAATTCAAGAATGGTAATTATTACAAAGGTCTTAATGCAGCGTTTACCGCCATCTTAGAAAGCTTGAAGTAG
- a CDS encoding beta-glucosidase, which yields MKKGLKIILIVLGTVVGFVLIIALFSYLYFRANFLNFEDKYVENRNLKEIRANEYPYLDRNGNGSLDVYEDDRRDIEERVNDLLSLMRMEEKIHLLKGSGIASAMGDVDPEKGIPGVAGTIVPTPRLGLPTIYLSDGPAGLRIEPTRKNDNQTYYCTAFPIGTLLASTWNTELVQQVGEAMGNEAKEYGIDVILGPGANIHRHPLCGRNFEYFSEDPILTGKIGAAIVNGIESNGIGTSVKHFVANNQETDRLVNDAIVSERALHEIYFKGFEIIVKESQPWTIMSSYNKVNGVYTSESKELLTDILRDNWGFKGLVMSDWFGGNSAPDQIKAGNDLLEPGTNIQWKELIEAHEEGELSERTIDTSVKRILRLILQSQKMKNYDYSNKPDLKAHAKITRQSATEGMVLLKNDDSALPLNKNQNVALFGIRSYDFIAGGTGSGDVNEAYTISLEEGLKNVGLKINETAKKSFENHRVKKEDSFVKPEGMDAMFTPYNPPEMLTDQSTLEKTLQTADVAIITIGRNSGEGGDRVETDDFLLTKIEQELIERVCKSFHANGKKVIVVLNIGGVIETTSWKDKPDAILLAWQGGQEGGNSVADLLIGKLNPSGKLPMTFPVKLNDHASHANFPLDGKPFAMTQMFFKNPDKPEDEKVINQDYTKYEEGIYIGYRHFDKRNIEVSFPFGFGLSYTKFDYGEPSFNLSNDSINVVFKLKNTGLKSGKEVVQIYAEKENSTIDRAVRELKAFNKTQELQPEEEVEISLTFPVSDLRYWDEKKSDWNLEKGSYLIKIGASSRDIKQVFKVEL from the coding sequence ATGAAAAAAGGTTTAAAAATTATTCTTATCGTTTTAGGCACAGTCGTAGGTTTTGTTCTGATTATTGCTCTCTTCAGCTATCTTTATTTCAGGGCAAATTTTTTAAATTTTGAAGATAAATATGTCGAAAACAGGAATCTTAAGGAGATACGAGCTAATGAATATCCTTATCTGGACCGCAACGGAAACGGAAGCTTAGATGTTTATGAAGACGATAGACGAGATATAGAAGAGCGGGTGAATGATTTGCTTTCGCTGATGAGGATGGAAGAAAAAATTCATCTCCTTAAAGGTTCCGGAATTGCTTCGGCCATGGGCGATGTAGATCCAGAAAAGGGAATTCCGGGAGTGGCAGGTACCATTGTTCCCACTCCAAGATTGGGCTTACCGACGATTTACCTTTCCGATGGTCCTGCCGGACTAAGAATTGAACCAACCCGAAAGAATGATAATCAGACCTATTACTGTACCGCATTTCCTATCGGAACTTTATTAGCTTCAACTTGGAATACAGAGCTTGTGCAACAGGTTGGTGAGGCAATGGGTAACGAAGCTAAAGAATATGGTATCGATGTAATTCTTGGACCTGGGGCAAATATTCACCGTCATCCCCTATGTGGACGTAATTTTGAATATTTTTCTGAAGACCCAATACTTACCGGCAAAATTGGTGCTGCGATAGTCAACGGAATCGAATCTAACGGCATCGGTACTTCGGTTAAACATTTTGTGGCGAATAATCAAGAAACTGACCGCTTGGTAAACGATGCAATCGTCTCGGAAAGAGCCTTGCATGAAATTTATTTCAAGGGATTCGAGATTATTGTAAAAGAGTCCCAGCCATGGACCATCATGTCCTCTTACAATAAAGTCAATGGCGTTTACACTTCCGAAAGTAAAGAATTGCTCACCGATATCCTTAGGGACAACTGGGGTTTTAAGGGCTTGGTAATGTCCGATTGGTTTGGAGGAAATTCCGCTCCCGATCAAATAAAAGCTGGGAATGATCTTTTAGAACCTGGCACCAATATTCAGTGGAAGGAGTTGATAGAAGCTCACGAAGAAGGGGAGTTGTCCGAACGAACCATCGATACCTCGGTTAAGCGCATTTTAAGGCTGATTCTTCAATCCCAAAAAATGAAGAATTACGACTATAGCAATAAACCAGACCTTAAGGCACACGCCAAGATAACCCGACAATCTGCCACTGAAGGTATGGTGCTTTTAAAGAATGATGATTCAGCCTTACCACTTAATAAAAATCAAAACGTGGCATTATTCGGGATTAGGTCTTACGACTTTATTGCGGGTGGTACTGGTTCTGGAGACGTTAATGAAGCCTATACTATTTCATTGGAAGAAGGATTAAAAAATGTTGGCTTAAAGATTAATGAAACTGCTAAAAAGTCATTTGAAAATCATCGGGTAAAAAAAGAGGATTCGTTCGTAAAACCAGAAGGGATGGATGCCATGTTTACTCCTTATAATCCGCCAGAAATGCTGACTGATCAATCCACTCTCGAGAAAACGCTACAAACGGCAGATGTTGCTATTATAACCATTGGCCGTAATAGTGGAGAAGGTGGTGACCGGGTAGAAACAGATGATTTTCTGTTGACCAAAATAGAACAGGAACTGATTGAGCGCGTTTGCAAAAGTTTTCATGCAAATGGAAAAAAAGTGATTGTGGTGCTAAATATTGGTGGGGTTATCGAAACAACGTCTTGGAAAGATAAACCAGACGCCATTTTGCTGGCTTGGCAAGGTGGGCAAGAAGGCGGAAATTCCGTAGCTGATTTATTAATCGGAAAGCTAAATCCTAGCGGAAAATTACCGATGACCTTCCCGGTTAAGTTGAATGACCATGCCTCTCACGCTAACTTTCCATTAGATGGGAAACCTTTTGCGATGACCCAAATGTTTTTTAAAAATCCAGATAAACCTGAAGATGAAAAGGTCATCAATCAAGATTATACAAAATATGAAGAAGGTATTTATATTGGTTATCGACATTTTGATAAAAGAAATATCGAAGTTTCATTTCCCTTTGGTTTTGGATTGTCCTATACCAAATTTGATTATGGTGAACCGAGCTTCAATCTGAGCAACGACTCAATAAATGTGGTATTCAAGCTAAAGAATACTGGTCTAAAATCCGGAAAGGAAGTGGTGCAGATTTATGCCGAAAAAGAAAATTCAACCATCGATAGAGCGGTTAGGGAATTAAAGGCTTTTAATAAAACACAAGAGTTACAACCGGAAGAAGAAGTAGAAATTTCTTTAACGTTTCCGGTCAGCGATTTAAGATATTGGGATGAGAAAAAATCGGACTGGAATCTAGAAAAAGGCAGCTACCTTATAAAAATTGGTGCTTCGTCAAGAGATATTAAACAAGTATTTAAAGTAGAATTATAG
- a CDS encoding PAP2 superfamily protein, with the protein MKLKLNYLSTATLLLLLVGSCERNELDFEESVDTNAQKTYNNGMIKSYDTSVLFKWNEALSIAVDAKLPPPAEARIYAMVTIAMHDALNNIVPKYETYALDNSAVNAKEVSKKNISDIANAAVSQAAHDVMIKVFPLSKTNADNLLNECLSAIVDSEYKDKGIEVGKNAASAMLAKRQNDFPLLFKFYDQGTEPGTYQSNFMPFAVANPPVWPAHAAYAPDLGQIMPFGMESSDQFRAIPPYGLNSDAYTADYNEVKSLGCITCPDRTAEQSEIGTFWIENLASSMNRIAREMATRKNLNGWETARLIALTQMAQIDANISSFEGKYYYKLWRPVTAIRTGEEDGNPQTIGDPSWTNGFTPPTPTYPSTHAETGGAAAELFKQFFRSDDLNLTLNSPYDLPDVERNIETFSQMAYEVGVSRIYIGYHFRNDVVQGEIEGRRLGKFIYENRLRELKPNL; encoded by the coding sequence ATGAAACTAAAATTAAATTATTTGTCAACTGCCACCTTGCTCCTTCTGTTAGTTGGCTCCTGCGAAAGAAACGAACTCGATTTTGAGGAATCCGTCGATACGAATGCTCAAAAGACCTACAACAACGGAATGATTAAATCTTATGATACTTCGGTATTGTTTAAGTGGAACGAAGCATTAAGTATTGCGGTGGATGCCAAATTGCCACCTCCTGCGGAAGCTAGAATTTATGCCATGGTGACAATAGCGATGCATGACGCTTTAAATAACATTGTACCAAAATATGAAACCTATGCACTAGATAATAGCGCGGTAAATGCAAAAGAAGTTTCAAAAAAGAACATTTCCGACATAGCCAATGCCGCAGTTTCTCAGGCTGCGCATGATGTCATGATAAAAGTATTCCCCTTATCAAAGACCAATGCGGATAACTTGTTGAATGAGTGTCTTTCTGCAATTGTCGATTCAGAATATAAAGATAAAGGGATTGAGGTAGGAAAAAATGCAGCTTCCGCGATGCTGGCCAAAAGACAGAATGACTTTCCATTGTTATTTAAATTTTATGACCAGGGGACGGAACCAGGAACTTACCAATCTAATTTTATGCCATTTGCAGTTGCCAATCCACCTGTTTGGCCAGCTCATGCCGCCTATGCACCTGATTTAGGCCAAATAATGCCTTTCGGGATGGAATCTAGTGATCAATTTAGAGCAATTCCACCCTACGGCCTTAATTCAGATGCCTATACTGCCGACTATAATGAAGTAAAATCCTTGGGTTGCATAACATGTCCTGATAGAACGGCAGAACAATCTGAGATTGGTACTTTCTGGATTGAAAACCTGGCCAGCTCCATGAACAGAATAGCAAGGGAAATGGCCACAAGAAAAAATTTGAACGGATGGGAAACCGCAAGATTAATAGCACTTACACAAATGGCACAGATAGATGCCAATATCAGCTCGTTTGAGGGAAAATATTATTATAAACTTTGGAGACCTGTAACTGCAATAAGGACAGGAGAAGAAGATGGTAACCCCCAAACAATCGGGGATCCATCATGGACCAATGGTTTTACCCCGCCAACGCCAACTTATCCTTCTACCCATGCAGAAACAGGAGGTGCCGCCGCCGAGCTATTTAAACAATTTTTTAGGTCAGATGATTTGAATCTCACCCTTAATAGCCCTTATGATCTTCCAGATGTAGAGAGGAATATTGAAACTTTCTCGCAAATGGCTTACGAAGTCGGGGTTTCTAGAATTTATATCGGTTATCATTTTAGAAATGATGTGGTACAAGGTGAGATTGAAGGACGCAGATTGGGAAAATTTATCTATGAAAATAGACTTAGGGAACTTAAGCCAAACTTGTAA
- a CDS encoding Response regulator receiver domain-containing protein, producing the protein MLSNCIIVDNELPALKVLQTYVESVPQLKIIMNCKSAFETIHALNTENIDLIFLDIQMSKMIGTKFLKSLPHPPKVIFTTASKDFAYEAWELDAIDYLLKPISFQRFLRAINKFSKLDNIEKYSGKK; encoded by the coding sequence ATGCTTTCTAATTGTATAATAGTAGACAACGAGCTACCAGCGCTCAAGGTTCTACAGACCTACGTGGAATCGGTTCCGCAACTTAAAATTATTATGAACTGTAAAAGTGCTTTTGAAACAATTCATGCTTTAAACACTGAAAATATAGACTTAATATTTTTAGACATTCAAATGTCAAAAATGATCGGTACTAAATTTTTGAAATCGCTTCCCCATCCACCGAAGGTTATATTTACAACGGCCTCTAAGGATTTTGCCTATGAAGCATGGGAATTGGATGCGATTGATTATCTACTCAAACCTATTTCTTTTCAACGGTTCTTAAGAGCAATAAATAAGTTCTCTAAACTCGATAATATCGAAAAGTATTCAGGAAAAAAATAA
- a CDS encoding two component transcriptional regulator, LytTR family, translating to MQYNCLIVDDEPPAIKILESYVESVPQLNVVKTCHNAFEALNVLNQEKIDLMFLDIHMPKLIGTDLLKTLPFPPKVIFTTAHKDFALEAFDLDAIDYLLKPVSFERFLKAVNKFTSLTHIEIDSIVQAPGFVYFRADRKMIKVFLDDILYIESLKDYIVVHRKNNPDLKIKQTLTSVENMLPHNLFLRIHRSFIVSSNKVTAYTKNDVEIGKIELPIGRNHQEVFKKLAPSQSSFPDDVE from the coding sequence ATGCAATATAACTGCCTTATAGTCGATGATGAGCCACCAGCTATAAAAATCCTGGAAAGTTACGTAGAATCTGTGCCCCAGCTCAACGTTGTTAAGACCTGTCACAATGCGTTTGAAGCATTAAACGTTCTTAACCAGGAAAAAATAGACCTCATGTTTTTGGACATCCATATGCCAAAATTGATAGGAACCGATCTGCTCAAAACATTGCCCTTTCCCCCAAAGGTTATTTTTACGACCGCCCATAAGGATTTTGCACTTGAAGCTTTTGACTTGGATGCCATAGATTATTTACTTAAACCGGTATCATTTGAACGGTTCTTAAAGGCGGTGAACAAATTTACCTCCCTTACCCACATCGAAATCGATTCGATTGTGCAAGCTCCGGGATTTGTATATTTTCGGGCAGACCGCAAAATGATAAAGGTATTTCTTGACGATATTCTCTATATCGAAAGCCTAAAGGACTACATTGTTGTTCACCGGAAGAACAATCCAGATTTAAAGATAAAACAAACCCTTACTTCAGTGGAAAATATGTTACCCCATAATTTATTTTTAAGGATACATAGATCCTTTATTGTGTCGAGCAATAAGGTAACGGCATATACCAAAAATGATGTCGAAATCGGTAAGATTGAGTTGCCCATCGGCAGAAACCATCAAGAAGTATTTAAAAAATTAGCCCCTTCCCAATCCAGTTTCCCTGATGATGTGGAGTAA